AAGTAAAGAAGTCCACATCGCTGGTTGTTTCAATAACACCTGATTCAAAAGCGCTTCCGGTGCTGCCGATGGAAATTGGCGTGGCGCCCGCTCTTGTATTGCTATTGTCATCGGCCCTGTATCCTACACCATTGGCATTATTGGCAATAATAGACAGGTCGTCCTGCGTTTGACTGGGGTTGGCATATTCGCCCTTACTCCATTGTACAACCGGCACATAATAACCTGCTCCCATAATGGGCGCCCAGTTTCCCTGGCCCAGGTAGTATTCTTCAACGGGGTTTGTTCTGCCATCGTGGCTAAGGCCAAACGTATGACCTACTTCATGCGCAGCAGCATCACCAGCGCCTTTTATCCCGCCGTTAAATACCCAGCAAGGCGTTTCGTTGCCCCAGGTAAATGAATTTAAAAAAGCTACGCCACCCGCGCCTGGCGCAGCGGTGTTGGTAGGCGTAAATATGCAACGCATCCGCCGGTTGGCCGGGTACGAAAAATACACGGCTTCGCTGGTGGTAATGTTCAATTTGAACGGCCGGTAATCTTCACTCACCAGTTGCCATACTTCATATCTTTCTGCATCGGTTAACGTACTTGCCGCTGCATTAATAGGGTTACCGCCGTTCCAGCCGGTGCCTGATACATACTGGCCATCAAAATCAAGCAGCACAACGCCATTGGCATTGGGATAGCTTTGTAAACTGTATAGCTGACCGGCAGTTATTGCCGCTGCAGCAGCGCTAACCGCTGAGCTGGCCGGCGCTTTATCAAAATCTATACACAGCACTTTATGAATATCCGTTTCTGAAATGTATACATTGCCGTTATCGTCTGATGTATACGTGTAGGCCTTTTTGGTATTGCGCAGAATAATATTACCCTGCACATGCAGGCCTTCAAACCTGATAAAAAAGGAAGAACCCGGTACATTCTCAATTTCCCCTGCAACAAATTCCTGGCCGGCGGCCAGTGACTGGCGGAAATTTATTTTGCCGGGTAATGAATCAGCAGTGCTGATCCGTAACGCAAGTTTGCCGGTGATCCGTTGTTGCGGCGCCGTACTGAACTGTTTTCTAAAATGAGTTAACAGGTCCGGCGCTTTTCCCAGCGATACCGGTTTTACCTGGGCATAGCCTGCCATACAAAACAGCATACTACCCAAAAGCCATAGTGAAAGTTTTTTCATACTACATGGTTTTAAATGGTTAAATGAAAAATCTTTTGGGGAAAGTGCAGGAAATAGTCGTTCATGAACCGTTACCGGACCAAAAATGGCAAACGTTGCCAGGGCATTATGAAGAAGGATTTAAATAAGGGAGTGACAGGGATTGCGAAGGTATTTTGTTTAGCATGTATTTGCCAATAATAAATATCCTCAACACATTTATTAATTCTTCTATTTAAATTAAACAGGGCTATAATTCTTCAGCAGATTGATGTAATTTTCTTGCCGGTTTTACTACCAATTGTATCATAACAACCAATTTTAGAAAACTCCAACAATCAACTTCATATGGGATTATTCGGTTTTATTAAAAATGAATTTATTGAGGTCATCGACTGGGTTGATGACAGTAACAATACGGTCATTTATAAATTCCCCGACAAGGGAAATAAGATCATGAATGGCGCCCAGTTAACGGTTCGGGAATCGCAGGTAGCAGTTTTGATGAATGAGGGAGAATTTGGCGATGAGTACAAACCCGGCCGGCATGAACTGAAGACACAGAACATGCCCATTACCACCACACTTAAGTCATGGAAATATTTGTTCGACTCCCCTTTTAAGGTGGATGTGTTTTTTGTTAACACCAAACAATTCACCGGTTTAAAATGGGGCACTTCCAATCCCATTATCATGCGCGACCCCGAGTTTAAACAGGTGCGCCTCCGTTCTTTTGGCACCTACACCATCCGGGTAGTAGATGCCAAAAAGTTCATTAAGGAATTTGCGGGCACCAATCCCTGGGTTACTATAGACATCGTAAGTGAGCAATTGCGTAATACCATCGTCAGCAAATTGTCTGAAGGCCTTGCCGAAGCAGGTGTTTCGGTGCTTGACCTGGCCGCTAACTTCACGGAAATAGGCGCCCGGTTAAAGCCAATTTTCCAGGCAGACTTCGATGCCTGGGGCATTGAGTTAGGTCAGTTCTATATCGAGAATGTAAGCCTGCCCGAGGAAGTGGAAAAAATGCTCGACAAAACCACTTCACTCAATATGCTGGGTGATAAACTGAACCA
The Niastella koreensis GR20-10 genome window above contains:
- a CDS encoding SPFH domain-containing protein, which gives rise to MGLFGFIKNEFIEVIDWVDDSNNTVIYKFPDKGNKIMNGAQLTVRESQVAVLMNEGEFGDEYKPGRHELKTQNMPITTTLKSWKYLFDSPFKVDVFFVNTKQFTGLKWGTSNPIIMRDPEFKQVRLRSFGTYTIRVVDAKKFIKEFAGTNPWVTIDIVSEQLRNTIVSKLSEGLAEAGVSVLDLAANFTEIGARLKPIFQADFDAWGIELGQFYIENVSLPEEVEKMLDKTTSLNMLGDKLNQFNQMQAGISMEKMADNPGAANTAGLGAGIVFSNMMQQAQQPQPQQQQSTDAAAGNDQQKMLDLLKQLGDLKTAGVLTEEEFNKKKAEILGKL